Within Paeniglutamicibacter psychrophenolicus, the genomic segment TGGCTGCTCATCGGGGCCCTGCTCGTGGGAACCGGAGCAGGCATGCTCTCGGGCGTGATCTAGTTGGCGCGCACACCCGACGATCCCACGGCCCTTGCCGGCGGCGGCGAGGCCGGGCTTCCCGAGGCCCTGCGCACGCCGACCAAGGACGTCACCCGCAGCTGGGTGGCCTCGGTCGTGGCGATCAACATCGGCATCAACATCGTCTTCTTCGCCCCCATCAACGTGTTGCTGGGGTTGCAGGCCACGGCCATCGACGCCGGGTCCAAGGAAGCGATCCTGTCGCTGGTCACCGCCTGCGGCGCATCGGTGGCCCTGGTGGCCAACCCGCTCTTCGGGGCGTTGTCGGACCGCACGGTCTCCAAGATGGGCCGCCGCTCGCCGTGGATCCTCGCCGGGGCCATCCTGGGTGCGGCCGCGCTGCTGGTGCTCTCCGGGGCGACCACCGTCGGGCTGATGCTGCTGGGCTGGTGCGGCCTGCAGGCCGCCGCCAACGCCGCCTATTCCACCGTCACCGCCACCATCCCCGACCGCGTGCCCGAACGCCGGCGCGGCGGCATCGGGGGACTGGCGGCCATGGGGCAAACCGTCGGCATCCTGCTCGGGGCCGTGGTGGGCTTCGTGATCTCGGGGAACATCGCCGTTGGCTACATGATCTGCGCCGTCGCCCTGGTGGTTTCTGTCATCCCCTACGTGCTGCGCCCCAACGACCCGCAGCTGCCGCGCGAATTCCGCACCGACTTCAACCTGCTGGACTTCGCCAAGGGCTTTTGGATCAACCCGCTGACGCACCGGGACTTCGGCTGGGCCTGGCTGACCCGGTTCATGATGAACACCGGCAACCAGATGACCATCGTCTACCTGCTCTTCTTCCTCACCGACGTGGTCCACCACCCGGACCCCGCCGGCGGGGTGCTGGTGTTGACCGGCATCTACGCGGTCATGGTCATCATCAGTGCCGTGATCCTGGGACCCATCAGCGACAGGAGCGGGAAGCGGAAGATCTTCGTGATCATCTCCTCGATCGTCGTCGCCTGCTCCGCGCTGATCATTGCCGTGTCGCAGAACTTCACCGGCGCCATCATCGGGGCGGCGGTGCTGGGGCTCGGTTTCGGCGCGTACCTGGCCGTGGACTTTGCGCTGCTGACCCAGGTGCTGCCCTCGGCCAAGTCCCGGGGCAAGGACATGGGCGTGATCAATGTGGCCAACTCGCTGCCCCAGGTCATCGCCCCGGCGCTCGCGTTCGTTTCGGTGAAGATGCTCGGCGGGTACACGGCCCTGTTCATCGTGGCGGCCGTCATCGGCATCTTCGGTGCCCTGCTGGTGCGCAACATCCGCTCGGTTCCGTAGGAAAAACGCACTTACCGTTCGATGTATGGTGGCTCACGAAAGTCAGGTTCCGCGGCCCGGCACAGATAGGCTGGGAACCATGGACTGGTTAAAAGACGCACCCTTCGGCTGGGCGTTTGCCTTTCTGTTCCTGCTTTCCATGGCCCGTGCGAACACCACCTACTGGCTGGGCCGCGGCATCGCCGCCGGGGTGAAGCACACCCGCTTCCAGCATGTGCTCACCGGGCCGATCTACCAGCGGGCCGAACGCTTCATCCAGCGCTGGGGCATCTTTGCCATACCGCTGTCGTTCATGACCGTGGGCATCCAGACCGCGGTCAACGCCAGCGCTGGTGTCGCCCGGATGCCGGTGCAGCGCTACCTCCCGGCGGCCGTTGTCGGCTGCCTGATCTGGGCCACCATCTATTCCACCGTGGGCATGGCAGTGATCTACGCCTGGATGGCCCTGGGTTGGCAGTGGATCGTGGCGGGGGCGCTGGTGCTGGCGATCACGACCCTGGCGTGGATTCGCTACCGCCGGCAAAACTCCTGACGCAGGCTCCCGCAACCGGCCCGGCCACGGGGTCCGGGCATTGAGTGGACGCACTGTCGTGTTCTTCCTGCGGCGCGTTGAGCGCTTTGGCAAATATTCGTCGGTACGATTCAGGAAACCAATGTTTTAGTGCGAAAGCTGGGTACCGGCATGGCCATCACTCAAAGGAATATTCGCCAGTCCAACCCCGTGGAGCTGGACGACATCGACCGCGGGCTGCTGCGCATGCTCACGGAGAACGCACGCCGCACCAACAACTCGCTCGCCGAGGAACTGGGCATCGCCCCCTCCACCTGCCTGGCCCGGCTCAACGCCCTGCGCTCGGCCGGGGTCATCCGCCGCTTCACCCTCGAAATCGACCCCGAGGTGCTGGGGCACGCGCTCGAGGCGTTGATCTTCGTGAAGATCCGCCCCGGCGCCCGCCACCTGATGTCCTCCTTTGCCGAGGAAATGCGCGCCAAGCCCGGGGTCACCCAGCTTTTCTTCCTGGGCGGTGCCGACGACTTCCTGATCCACGTGGCGGTGCGCGACTCCAAGGACGTGCGCCAGTTCGTGCTGGACAACCTCTCGGCGAACCCGGCGGTGGCCACCACCCAGACCTCGCTGGTCTTCGAGCACAGCCAGGGCGCGGTGCCCTGGCTGTAGCCCCGTCCTACCAGGACACCTCGCGCGGGCGTCCCTCCTCGTAGCCGGCGGCGGACTGCACCCCGACGATGACGCGCTCGCGGAACTCGGCGATCGAGGCTGCCCCGGCGTAGCTGAAGGACGAGCGGACCCCGGAAACGATCGAATCGATCAGGTCCTCCACGCCCGGTCGCTGCGTATCCAGGTACATGCGCGAATGCGAGATCCCCTCCTCGAAGAGCGCGGCGCGGGCTCGCTCGAGGGCAGACTGGTGCCGGGTTCGTTGCTGCACCGCGCGCGCCGAGGCCATGCCGAAGCTCTCCTTGTAGAGCCGGCCCTCGCCGTCGGAGGCCAGGTCCCCGGCCGATTCGTAGGTCCCGGCGAACCAGGAGCCGATCATCACGCTGGCGGCTCCGGCGGCCAGCGCCAGGGCCACGTCGCGCGGGTACTTGACCCCGCCGTCGGCCCACACCTCGACCCCGGCCTGGCGCGCGGCGTCGGCGCATTCCAGGACCGCGGAGAATTGCGGGCGCCCCACCCCGGTCATCATCCGGGTGGTGCACATGGCCCCTGGCCCCACCCCGACCTTCAGGATGTCGGCGCCGGCCGCGGCCAGGTCGCGGGTTCCTGCGGCCGTGACCACGTTTCCTGCAGCAATCTGGATCCGGCGTCCGGTGCGCCGGGCAAAGGCGTCGCGGGCGGCGACCGCCAGCGGCAGGGCCTCGATCATCTTTTCCTGGTGCCCGTGGGCGGTGTCCAGCACGATCACATCCACTCCGGCCTCGAGCAGTTCGGCGGTCTTGGAACCGACGTCTCCGTTGATGCCCACGGCCGCACCGACCATGAGCCGGCCGTCCGGGTCGACCGCCGGGGTGTATAGCCCGGAGCGCAGCACGCCCTTGCGCGTCAGCACGCCGGCCAGGTGCTCGCCATCGAGCACCGGGACCATGCCCAGGTGCCGGATGGCCAGGGTGTCGAACACCGAGTCAAGGTCCGCGTCCTTGGCCACCGTGACGATGTCCGGGGTCATGACCTTGTTGATCGGGGTGAAGCGGTCGACCTCGAAGCAGTCCTTTTCCGCGACGATGCCCACCGGGCGGTGCCCGTCGAGCACCACCGCCGCACCGTGGGAGCGCTTGCCCAGCAGGGCCAGCGCGGTGGAGACCGAGTCGTTGACATCCACGGTGATGGGCGTTTCAAAGACGGTGTGTGCGGCCTTGACCTTCGTGACCATGTCGGTGAGGGCGGCCAGGGAGATGTCCTGGGGCAGGATCGTGACCCCGCCGCGGCGGGCGACGGTTTCGGCCATGCGCTTGCCGGCGACGGCCGTCATGTTGGAGACCACCAGCGGAATGGAGGTCCCCACGCGATCGGGGGTGGCAAGGTCCACCCCGGAGCGGGACACCACCGCCGATCGCGAGGGAACCATGAAGGTGTCGCTGTAGGTCAGGTCGTGGGCGGGGCGCACATCGTTGAGAAACTTCACGTCTTCAGGCTACAGCCGGAGCCCCGCGTGCGTGAGGCCCGTCACCCCGGCGCTTGCGGGCCGGGCGGATTGGGTCATGCCCGGTGCACGGAATAGGCGGCCGCAAACCGCGTACCCGTGGGTAGCAACGACCCCGATTAGGGCCCGGAAACTGCACTAATTTCTTGCACCTCTTTGGGGTTATCTTGGTAGGCAGAGCGGTTCGAATTCCGCGTGGCCGCCCGTTCCAGGAGTGCATCATGACCGTCACCGCGTCCGTCACCGAGTGTTCGGTGTCAAATTGCTCGTTCAACGACCACACCCATTGCGGTGCAGCGGGCATCACCATCGGCGGAAACGCCGACCACGCCCAGTGCGCCACGTTCATCGACACCGGCTCGCACGGCGGCCTGCCCAAGATCCTGGCCTCGGTGGGCGCCTGCCAGCGGGTCGAATGCGTCCACAACGACCACCTGATGTGTGGCGCGGAGTCGGTGCGCGTGGGCCCCGGGGCCGACAATGCCGACTGCCTGACCTACGAACACGGGGCCTGAACCGCGACAAATTGAACCCTCCCCGGCCTGGGGGATGCGCCTGCCTTCAGGGATGGCAGGCCCTTGTCATGCCCTGGTTTCGGGGTGCATCAGGCGGTGCCGGCGGAACGGGAGCGAGGAGGAAGGCGAAGTAAATTGTTGAACAACCTATTGCCATGATTGTTCAACAACCTGTAATGTACCTTTCATCGCTCCCCACTTGTGACAGCTGTCACCCGCACCCCCGACGGATGGAATCATGGCCACTCCAAGCACGAAACCGAAGCTCAGCACTTCCGCCAGGCGCACAGCAATGCTTGGCGCCATGTTCCTCATGGCCACCAGCGCCATTGGGCCCGGCTTCATCACCCAGACCACCGAATTCACGGTCCAGATCGGCGCCTCCTTCGCCTTCGCGATCGTCGTCTCCATCCTGGTGGACATCGCCGTCCAGCTGAACGTGTGGCGGATCATCGGCGTCTCGGGCCTCCGCGCCCAGGAACTAGGCAACAAGGTGCTCCCCGGCATCGGCTGGATCCTGGCCGCGCTGGTCTTCATCGGCGGCATGGTCTTCAACATCGGCAACATCGCCGGCACCGGCCTGGGCATGAACGCCATGATGGGGCTCGACCCCAAGATCGGCGGCATCATTTCCGCCGTCGTGGCGATCCTGATCTTCCTCTCCAAGCGCGCCGGCATGGCCCTGGACAAGATCGTGGTCCTGCTCGGCGCGATCATGATCCTTTTGATGCTCTACGTGGCAATCGTTGCCGCGCCCCCGGTGGGCGAGGCCCTGAAGAATGCCGTCCTGCCGGAAAACATCAGCTTCCTGATCATCACCACGCTGATCGGCGGCACCGTCGGTGGCTACATCACCTATGCCGGCGCCCACCGCATGCTCGACTCCGGCGCCGCCGGCGTCGAGAACGTCAAGGACATCACCAAGACCTCGATCCTGAGCATCATCGTCACCGGCATCATGCGCGTGCTGCTGTTCCTGGCCATCCTCGGCGTCGTCGCCGGGGGAGTCGTGCTGACCAGCGACAACAAGGCCGCCGAGGCCTTCGGCCACGCTGCGGGCGAGATCGGCATGCGTTCCTTCGGCGTGATCCTCTGGGCCGCCGCCCTGACGTCCGTCATCGGCGCCGCGTACACCTCGGTTTCCTTCGTCACCAAGTCGACCACCCCCGAGCGCACCCGCAACCTGATCACCGTCGCGTTCATCGCGGTCTGTACCGTCATCTACATGTTCCTGGGCCAGGCCCCGCAGACGCTGCTGATCTTCGCCGGCGCCTTCAACGGTCTGATCCTGCCGGTCGGCTTCGCGGTCCTGCTCTGGGCCGCCTGGCGCCGCCGCGACCTGCTGCAGGGCTACGTCTACCCCAAGTGGCTGCTGATTATCGGCGTCGCCACCTGGCTGCTGACCCTGTTCCTGGGCTGGAACTCGTTGGCCGGCCTGGCCAAGCTCTGGGCCTAGCCCCAAAGCCCGAACGCCCGCCAACATCCCCGCCAGCCAAAACACGCCCTCGAAAGGACGCCAGCCGTCATGACACCCGCCAATTCGCCAACACCCGGAGCCGGGGAACGCGCATCACTTTCCCCGGCCCAGGCACGTGAACTGTTCCGCAACGGATTGGCCGTGCCGACCGCCGGATTCTCCCTCGGCTACGCCCAGGCAAACCTGATCATCGTGCCCAGGGACCAAGCCTACGACGTGTTGCTCTTCGCCCAGCGCAACCCCAAGTCCTGCCCG encodes:
- a CDS encoding MFS transporter — its product is MARTPDDPTALAGGGEAGLPEALRTPTKDVTRSWVASVVAINIGINIVFFAPINVLLGLQATAIDAGSKEAILSLVTACGASVALVANPLFGALSDRTVSKMGRRSPWILAGAILGAAALLVLSGATTVGLMLLGWCGLQAAANAAYSTVTATIPDRVPERRRGGIGGLAAMGQTVGILLGAVVGFVISGNIAVGYMICAVALVVSVIPYVLRPNDPQLPREFRTDFNLLDFAKGFWINPLTHRDFGWAWLTRFMMNTGNQMTIVYLLFFLTDVVHHPDPAGGVLVLTGIYAVMVIISAVILGPISDRSGKRKIFVIISSIVVACSALIIAVSQNFTGAIIGAAVLGLGFGAYLAVDFALLTQVLPSAKSRGKDMGVINVANSLPQVIAPALAFVSVKMLGGYTALFIVAAVIGIFGALLVRNIRSVP
- a CDS encoding DedA family protein, giving the protein MDWLKDAPFGWAFAFLFLLSMARANTTYWLGRGIAAGVKHTRFQHVLTGPIYQRAERFIQRWGIFAIPLSFMTVGIQTAVNASAGVARMPVQRYLPAAVVGCLIWATIYSTVGMAVIYAWMALGWQWIVAGALVLAITTLAWIRYRRQNS
- a CDS encoding Lrp/AsnC family transcriptional regulator, whose amino-acid sequence is MAITQRNIRQSNPVELDDIDRGLLRMLTENARRTNNSLAEELGIAPSTCLARLNALRSAGVIRRFTLEIDPEVLGHALEALIFVKIRPGARHLMSSFAEEMRAKPGVTQLFFLGGADDFLIHVAVRDSKDVRQFVLDNLSANPAVATTQTSLVFEHSQGAVPWL
- a CDS encoding GuaB1 family IMP dehydrogenase-related protein — protein: MKFLNDVRPAHDLTYSDTFMVPSRSAVVSRSGVDLATPDRVGTSIPLVVSNMTAVAGKRMAETVARRGGVTILPQDISLAALTDMVTKVKAAHTVFETPITVDVNDSVSTALALLGKRSHGAAVVLDGHRPVGIVAEKDCFEVDRFTPINKVMTPDIVTVAKDADLDSVFDTLAIRHLGMVPVLDGEHLAGVLTRKGVLRSGLYTPAVDPDGRLMVGAAVGINGDVGSKTAELLEAGVDVIVLDTAHGHQEKMIEALPLAVAARDAFARRTGRRIQIAAGNVVTAAGTRDLAAAGADILKVGVGPGAMCTTRMMTGVGRPQFSAVLECADAARQAGVEVWADGGVKYPRDVALALAAGAASVMIGSWFAGTYESAGDLASDGEGRLYKESFGMASARAVQQRTRHQSALERARAALFEEGISHSRMYLDTQRPGVEDLIDSIVSGVRSSFSYAGAASIAEFRERVIVGVQSAAGYEEGRPREVSW
- a CDS encoding DUF1540 domain-containing protein; translation: MTVTASVTECSVSNCSFNDHTHCGAAGITIGGNADHAQCATFIDTGSHGGLPKILASVGACQRVECVHNDHLMCGAESVRVGPGADNADCLTYEHGA
- a CDS encoding NRAMP family divalent metal transporter; translation: MATPSTKPKLSTSARRTAMLGAMFLMATSAIGPGFITQTTEFTVQIGASFAFAIVVSILVDIAVQLNVWRIIGVSGLRAQELGNKVLPGIGWILAALVFIGGMVFNIGNIAGTGLGMNAMMGLDPKIGGIISAVVAILIFLSKRAGMALDKIVVLLGAIMILLMLYVAIVAAPPVGEALKNAVLPENISFLIITTLIGGTVGGYITYAGAHRMLDSGAAGVENVKDITKTSILSIIVTGIMRVLLFLAILGVVAGGVVLTSDNKAAEAFGHAAGEIGMRSFGVILWAAALTSVIGAAYTSVSFVTKSTTPERTRNLITVAFIAVCTVIYMFLGQAPQTLLIFAGAFNGLILPVGFAVLLWAAWRRRDLLQGYVYPKWLLIIGVATWLLTLFLGWNSLAGLAKLWA